From Myxococcales bacterium, one genomic window encodes:
- a CDS encoding tetratricopeptide repeat protein yields MNRKAFALSTSFLALAILLLLFPITSCNRGGADELFRKAEADLGVGKIGSALRIYDEMLSDFPNDPARPKIFFKIAELYEIFLGDIDRAVESYGRVISEYPGSTWAANARELRASLEEGRGNFESAIEDYTALLKYASGDDIHKYRILLAGGYLASGAYSQARVELIPVIEAESAPMEYVANAIFMYAESFFLGGRPEEAIRWYDALIENFPDSELAPEAKLHMATCFEETGRLGAARNVTERSSDYPNQKVVDARMKSIDKKGLPIVQQNKKRKPPAKRK; encoded by the coding sequence TCGTGCAATCGTGGTGGCGCCGATGAACTTTTTCGCAAGGCCGAGGCTGACCTGGGGGTTGGCAAGATCGGAAGCGCCCTTAGAATTTACGATGAGATGCTTTCCGATTTTCCGAATGACCCTGCGCGCCCCAAGATATTTTTCAAGATTGCCGAGCTGTACGAGATATTTCTGGGGGATATCGACAGGGCGGTGGAGAGCTATGGCAGGGTGATATCGGAATACCCGGGCTCCACGTGGGCGGCCAACGCGAGGGAGTTGCGCGCTTCCCTTGAAGAGGGGCGTGGAAACTTCGAGTCCGCGATCGAAGATTACACGGCTTTGCTGAAGTATGCCTCCGGCGATGACATCCATAAATACAGGATACTTCTGGCGGGCGGATACCTCGCATCCGGCGCATATTCGCAGGCTAGGGTGGAACTAATCCCGGTGATAGAGGCGGAGTCTGCCCCCATGGAATACGTCGCTAATGCGATATTCATGTACGCAGAGAGTTTTTTTCTCGGGGGCAGGCCCGAAGAGGCTATCCGCTGGTACGATGCGCTTATAGAAAACTTTCCGGACTCCGAGCTGGCGCCGGAGGCAAAGCTCCACATGGCTACCTGCTTTGAAGAGACCGGAAGGCTAGGTGCGGCCCGGAATGTTACCGAGCGAAGCTCGGATTATCCCAACCAGAAGGTCGTCGATGCCAGGATGAAGAGCATCGATAAAAAGGGACTCCCGATTGTACAGCAAAATAAAAAAAGGAAGCCCCCTGCCAAGCGCAAATAG